One genomic region from Epinephelus fuscoguttatus linkage group LG8, E.fuscoguttatus.final_Chr_v1 encodes:
- the LOC125892759 gene encoding uncharacterized protein LOC125892759 isoform X2 produces MNRSLESLKTLLLQRQEATQRRVEKAEILEHTVLFLQTTAKRDETGDGGGGGQKHSFQDGFSTCLQRASRFLGPEGKGLWLGAALDASFASRLSRPDSDSAGVQQTTEARPSSSSLLLRKSSRHILRLLILRSRLRRCTPAVSVASCVQTRRDSHRPLTAPQQPQKVARRVSTRGPSQSQPVNQTLSVCLWRPWP; encoded by the exons ATGAACCGCAGCCTGGAGAGCCTGAAGACTCTTCTGCTACAGCGACAG gAAGCGACTCAGCGCAGAGTAGAGAAAGCTGAGATACTGGAGCACACAGTCCTCTTCCTACAGACCACTGCCAAAAGAGACGAGACGGGAGATGGAGGTGGTGGAGGCCAGAAACACTCCTTCCAAGACGGCTTCTCCACCTGCCTGCAGAGAGCGTCTCGGTTCCTGGGACCTGAGGGGAAAGGCCTGTGGCTCGGAGCAGCTCTGGATGCGTCTTTTGCTTCTCGCCTTTCCCGTCCAGACTCTGATTCTGCAGGTGTTCAACAAACAACTGAAGCTCGTCCTTCATCCAGCTCTCTACTTCTCAGGAAGTCCTCAAGGCATATTCTTCGGTTGCTGATACTCAGGTCTCGGCTCAGACGATGCACGCCTGCTGTCTCTGTGGCCAGTTGTGTTCAGACCCGGCGAGATTCACACCGCCCACTCACAGCTCCACAACAGCCGCAAAAAGTGGCGCGTAGAGTGAGCACACGGGGCCCGTCTCAGAGCCAGCCGGTCAACCAgactttgtctgtttgtttgtggagGCCCTGGCCCTGA
- the LOC125892759 gene encoding transcription factor HES-7.1-like isoform X1, with translation MKLLQDSEDAKAERKRLKPQVERRRRERMNRSLESLKTLLLQRQEATQRRVEKAEILEHTVLFLQTTAKRDETGDGGGGGQKHSFQDGFSTCLQRASRFLGPEGKGLWLGAALDASFASRLSRPDSDSAGVQQTTEARPSSSSLLLRKSSRHILRLLILRSRLRRCTPAVSVASCVQTRRDSHRPLTAPQQPQKVARRVSTRGPSQSQPVNQTLSVCLWRPWP, from the exons ATGAAATTGCTTCAGGATTCAGAGGACGCAAAGGCTGAAAGAAAG cGTCTCAAACCTCAGGTGGAGAGACGTCGAAGAGAGAGAATGAACCGCAGCCTGGAGAGCCTGAAGACTCTTCTGCTACAGCGACAG gAAGCGACTCAGCGCAGAGTAGAGAAAGCTGAGATACTGGAGCACACAGTCCTCTTCCTACAGACCACTGCCAAAAGAGACGAGACGGGAGATGGAGGTGGTGGAGGCCAGAAACACTCCTTCCAAGACGGCTTCTCCACCTGCCTGCAGAGAGCGTCTCGGTTCCTGGGACCTGAGGGGAAAGGCCTGTGGCTCGGAGCAGCTCTGGATGCGTCTTTTGCTTCTCGCCTTTCCCGTCCAGACTCTGATTCTGCAGGTGTTCAACAAACAACTGAAGCTCGTCCTTCATCCAGCTCTCTACTTCTCAGGAAGTCCTCAAGGCATATTCTTCGGTTGCTGATACTCAGGTCTCGGCTCAGACGATGCACGCCTGCTGTCTCTGTGGCCAGTTGTGTTCAGACCCGGCGAGATTCACACCGCCCACTCACAGCTCCACAACAGCCGCAAAAAGTGGCGCGTAGAGTGAGCACACGGGGCCCGTCTCAGAGCCAGCCGGTCAACCAgactttgtctgtttgtttgtggagGCCCTGGCCCTGA